One region of Rhizoctonia solani chromosome 9, complete sequence genomic DNA includes:
- a CDS encoding polygalacturonase, which produces MVTKASVVVAVALSAVAAAGSSKKTCVVKHTKNSDDTPAILDAFSKCQKDGNVVFSKGVTYNAWTPFAVYNLSNVIVNIDGNIDLPKQVSVVQQKINSTANPPSTYATPWIYFQGDRVQLIGSKSKSGGQFNGYGQQWWDNGIRILRPQLATFNVTNGYITRLKVIKPVAWGWNIPGKNILIEDHFVDAKPNNSTRDSTISFPFNTDGFNFSGQNITLNGYWGENGDDCVSVVNGARNIVAKNGYCGFSSHGLSVGSLGRNGANHTVANVLFDKWTMEGAVYAARFKSWTGGNGFAENVTWSNIRAINVSTAAFVTQNYYDQDKGPRPGNQNKTSTRITNLTFKNFEGYLGPNWTDGTCISEPCWNYVEGGDTTQSIILDLYNGTATGLKFRNFKVHPYKKGYDKTTVICDPATLHPEDIKVLGFKCVRGPYQPTA; this is translated from the exons ATGGTCACGAAAGCTTcggttgttgttgctgttgcacTTTCGGcggttgctgctgctggatcGAGCAAGAAAACCTGTGTGGTTAAG CACACCAAGAATAGCGACGATACACCCGCCATTCTCGATGCTTTCTCCAAGTGCCAGAAGGATGGAAATGTGGTTTTCTCCAAGGGCGTCACATACAATGCCTGGACTCCCTTTGCTGTTTACAATCTTA GCAATGTTATTGTAAACATTGATGGCAATATTGACTTGCCCAAGCAGGTTTCAGTGGTTCAGCAGAAGATTAACTCAACCGCGAACCCACCATCCACTTATGCAACCCCTTGGATCTATTTCCAAG GCGACCGTGTTCAGTTGATCGGTTCCAAATCCAAGAGCGGTGGGCAGTTCAACGGTTATGGTCAACAGTGGTGGGATAACGGGATTCGGATTCTCCGTCCTCAACTTGCCACTTTCAACGTTACCAACGGGTACATCACTCGTCTTAAGGTCATTAAGCCTGTTGCATGGGGCTGGAATATTCCTGGGAAGAATATTCTTATTGAGGACCATTTTGTTGACGCAAAACCCAACAATAGCACTCGTGATTCAACTATCTCTTTCCCCTTTAACACCGATGGGTTCAATTTTAGCGGTCAGAATATTACCCTGAACGGCTACTGGGGAGAGAACGGGGACGACTGCGTCAGTGTTGTTAATGGTGCACGAAACATTGTTGCCAAG AATGGATACTGTGGTTTCTCGTCACACGGTCTCTCAGTTGGATCTCTCGGCCGTAATGGCGCCAACCACACCGTTGCCAATGTACTCTTTGACAAGTGGACTATGGAAGGTGCGGTGTACGCTGCTCGTTTCAAGTCTTGGACAGGCGGAAACGGCTTTGCCGAGAATGTGACTTGGTCAAACATCCGTGCTATCAACGTCTCCACCGCTGCCTTTGTCACTCAAAA TTATTATGACCAAGACAAGGGACCTCGCCCCGGTAACCAAAACAAAACCAGCACTCGCATCACGAACTTGACCTTTAAGAACTTTGAGGGATATCTCGGTCCCAACTGGACCGACGGAACCTGCATTTCCGAGCCATGCTGGAACTACGTCGAGGGTGGTGATACCACCCAGAGCATTATTCTCGACTTGTACAACGGCACCGCTACCGGCCTCAAGTTCCGTAACTTCAAGGTTCACCCCTACAAGAAGGGCTACGACAAGACGACCGTTATTTGCGACCCAGCTACTCTTCATCCTGAAGACATCAAGGTCCTCGGATTCAAATGTGTGAGGGGCCCATACCAGCCAACCGCTTGA
- a CDS encoding oxalate decarboxylase produces MLFTPLIAFAAYASAAPTRASSLTTDTALTSVSTPVTSSTTAGAALPSPTVPYASDDPNGSYLNRFQSGTPEPERGAAGGSIMGPQNLPLERQNPDLLAPPTTDSGTVENVKWPFGLSHNRVQDGGWARQQNIHEMPIATSMAGVDMRLNAGAIRELHWHLTAEWGYVMAGSCRVNAVDQLGRNYLADVYPGDLWYFPQGIPHSIQGLNDTANGCEFLLVLDDGTFSEDSTFLLTDWMAHIPKDVLAKNFRVNASAFDHIPDRQLWMLPSAVPTESVTEANPVSPAGTVPLPFTFAASKAPATNVTGGSVKVIDSRTFNISKTIAVAEVTVVPGGIRELHWHPTQPEWTFYLEGNARVTVFASSANARTFDYQAGDIGYVPPTFGHYVENIGNTTMRYLEIFKTNIYEDISLNQWLALTPPELVKAHLQLDDETISLLQKVKPIVVGPGEWSCRSAFFNVRTNLALNLANDRAVNVYFAEIDDWVRKKCDEAKPQCSRCVGTSTPCVYEYIEHAGPGNKRIKRTKPARRSASELASRTSRNTSVRQLDDIAASLLFPPISEDSVVLAQSISPEAWGIGSDLTPSPLALAETADYPYMPQPSISPTPSQPLSDLSLTTLSSTSDHAWVASGVPYTYPIVPTVPSSISQVWSDYDESEIDEEGDPEGVGLILCTNPTMDKNVKDNALPFVLECYSRWAIARVYEPLKVVHAMRDQVIQQFASDNGRKRTIMIANVMKMFGQDLVIDGRGQFILNCLASDVQEKSIAFMKTPPLFDIAMDRRNAMRALDSVLEILALQVNTQPIAACIRSLDNAAPIFRRACIEPPGQPLNLPNIMMEHSLNLRHFATIDIVRSVSTGQPTYFRYEVPFSLELCEKMYQMQDVSGLQWLYGFPDQFVMLFAWIHCLCEKPGGNVSELIAWVESILPQIKIAVGEFGDPLLRIGRMVVQDCWRYAVRIYLYMVLGGANALDPRVMRVQKDFMRLLRGVKPARNPDAFLMSPIIIAGVATLKERDRHTLRRRMLNVRECAEPGTSGNDGMLQLEDVWARTKVEGRPAVWSDLGIAVRRVTGR; encoded by the exons ATGTTATTTACGCCATTGATTGCCTTTGCTGCATACGCATCTGCTGCTCCGACTAGGGCTAGCTCCCTTACCACCGACACTGCTCTCACATCAGTGTCTACCCCAGTGACGTCCAGCACAACCGCAGGTGCTGCACTTCCGAGCCCAACGGTGCCTTATGCATCCGATGACCCCAACGGTTCATATCTGAATCGTTTCCAAAGCGGTACCCCGGAGCCCGAACGCGGGGCGGCAGGTGGATCTATTATGGGGCCTCAGAACCTTCCACTTGAGCGTCAGAACCCAGATTTACTGGCCCCACCTACGACAGATAGTGGCACCGT TGAAAATgtcaaatggccatttgGACTTTCTCACAACCGAGTACAAGATGGGGGCTGGGCAAGACAACAGAATA TTCATGAAATGCCTATTGCTACCAGCATGGCGGGAGTCGATATGCGGCTAAACGCTGGAGCGATCCG TGAATTGCATTGGCATCTCACTGCAGAG TGGGGCTATGTCATGGCT GGAAGCTGCCGTGTGAATGCAGTTGATCAACTTGGACGTAACTATCTTGCCGATGTG TATCCTGGCGATTTATGGTACTTCCCTCAAGGAATTCCCCACTCTATTCAAGGTCTCAATGACACGGCTAACGGCTGCGAGTTTCTCCTG GTTCTCGATGATGGCACGTTTAGCGAAGACTCCACCTTTCTCCTCACAGATTGGATGGCACATATACCAAAGGATGTATTGGCCAAGAATTTCCGCGTCAATGCGTCTGCATTCGACCACATCCCCGATCGCCAATTGTGGATGCTTCCATCCGCGGTCCCTACTGAAAGTGTGACCGAAGCTAACCCCGTGAGCCCAGCGGGTACGGTACCGCTCCCGTTCACGTTTGCAGCGAGCAAGGCGCCGGCTACCAAT GTAACCGGAGGATCTGTCAAAGTTATCGATTCGCGTACCTTTAACATCTCAAAGACTATCGCTGTTGCGGAAGTCACGGTTGTACCTGGAGGTATTAGGGAGCTCCAT TGGCATCCCACCCAACCCGAATGGACCTTTTATCT GGAGGGAAATGCACGGGTTACTGTTTTTGCTTCATCGGCCAACGCACGCACTTTTGATTACCAAGCTGGTGATATTG GATACGTCCCTCCCACTTTCGGCCATTACGTCGAGAACATTGGCAATACTACAATGAGATATCTAGAGATTTTCAAGACCAACATTTATGAAGATATCAGCCTCAATCAATGGCTTGCCCTTACTCCTCCCGagttggtcaag GCGCATCTCCAGCTTGATGACGAAACCATTTCTCTCCTTCAGAAGGTCAAACCCATTGTGGTTGGACCCGGAGAGTG GTCTTGTCGGTCTGCGTTCTTCAATGTGAGGACAAATCTTGCTCTTAACCTGGCCAACGACCGAGCAGTGAATGTCTACTTCGCGGAGATCGACGACTGGGT GCGTAAGAAATGCGATGAAGCCAAGCCTCAGTGCTCACGATGTGTTGGGACCTCAACGCCTTGCGTCTATGAATACATCGAACATGCGGGGCCTGGGAATAAACGAATCAAAAGAACAAAGCCAGCAAGACGTTCTGCCTCTGAACTTGCATCTAGGACATCTCGAAATACATCAGTTCGCCAATTGGATGACATTGCTGCATCTCTACTATTTCCACCAATTTCTGAAGATTCTGTCGTGCTCGCCCAGTCGATTTCGCCCGAGGCGTGGGGAATCGGGTCCGACCTTACCCCCAGTCCTTTGGCGCTCGCGGAGACTGCCGATTATCCGTACATGCCTCAACCATCCATTTCCCCCACACCCTCCCAGCCACTCTCTGATCTCAGTCTAACCACATTGTCGAGTACCTCGGATCATGCTTGGGTGGCGAGTGGAGTTCCATATACGTATCCTATCGTTCCCACAGTTCCCAGTTCGATATCGCAAGTCTGGTCCGATTACGATGAATCGGAGATCGATGAAGAGGGTGACCCTGAAGGAGTTGGTCTCATTCTATGCACCAATCCGACTATGGATAAGAACGTAAAAGATAACGCGTTGCCCTTTGTGTTGGAGTGCT ATTCTCGGTGGGCAATCGCCAGGGTTTACGAACCGCTGAAAGTAGTGCACGCCATGCGAGATCAGGTTATACAACAGTTTGCATCGGATAATGGACGAAAAAGAACGATCATGATAGCAAACGTAATGAAGATGTTCGGCCAGGATCTAGTTATCGACGGCCGTGGACAGTTCATCCTTAATTGCTTGGCCTCCGACGTGCAAGAGAAGAGTATCGCTTTCATGAAGACGCCGCCTTTATTTGACATAGCAATGGATAGGCGAAATGCAATGCGTGCATTGGATAGTGTACTGGAG ATACTGGCGCTCCAAGTAAATACGCAGCCTATAGCCGCCTGTATCCGATCACTGGATAATGCTGCACCTATTTTTCGACGTGCATGCATCGAACCACCAGGGCAGCCGCTCAATCTCCCAAATATCATGATGGAACACAGTCTTAATCTCCGACATTTTGCGACCATTGATATCGTAAGGAGCGTATCTACCGGCCAACCGACCTACTTCCGATACGAAGTGCCATTTTCCCTCGAGTTGTGCGAAAAGATGTACCAAATGCAGGATGTCTCCGGACTACAATGGCTTTACGGATTTCCAGATCAGTTCGTCATGCTATTCGCATGGATTCATTGTCTGTGCGAGAAGCCGGGAGGCAACGTCTCAGAATTGATTGCTTGGGTAGAGAGTATATTGCCGCAAATTAAGATTGCTGTCGGCGAATTTGGCGATCCACTATTACGCATCGGAAGAATGGTGGTCCAAGACTGTTGGCGGTACGCTGTACGCATTTATCTATATATG GTGTTGGGCGGAGCAAATGCCCTTGACCCTCGTGTGATGCGCGTTCAAAAGGACTTTATGCGACTTCTCAGGGGGGTTAAACCCGCACGAAATCCCGATGCTTTTTTGATGAGTCCCATAATCATC GCTGGGGTTGCCACGCTCAAGGAACGAGACCGGCACACACTTCGCCGGAGAATGCTCAACGTTCGAGAATGTGCGGAACCAGGCACCTCAGGAAATGATGGTATGTTACAACTAGAGGACGTATGGGCGAGAACAAAGGTGGAGGGACGCCCGGCAGTATGGTCAGATTTGGGGATTGCAGTTCGCAGAGTCACAGGCAGGTAA
- a CDS encoding cytochrome P450 family protein has translation MSNIMSTTALATIFGSAVLAQIIYSRLIPKPVKNIPHNPVTNIWGDIPALVKASNGKRKPFMDCVVEIIGMHDGICQVGDMTQENNAITSSTLTSKVLLGPDPLIIISNIKETERLLIKNKTTELSKRVNQGFEFVMPEGQISMPTNEVWRKHRRIAGPSMSRRYLERMLGRIDASANNLVKFWRAKADITGSHCFEADLDIHLASMDNIVNITVGFPLGCIDSAYAALPTEFIQSDGIAHIARPRPPPLYEAINVLLTSVSGALNAPFPSFHGLLVKLMSPSWRKSDRLLRSFLTSRISEAREQEIIVGKQGNGLATDADCILDMVVQREAREGTEALGEAGIRDELMTFIFGGQDTTSTVLRWLVKYFTNDPETQQRLHDEVCRVFGKDDGEKEPIDFNLLDNPEQVPFLEAVVTETLRCAGVGSQISRELIQDEVILGRPVPKGTQLVFAMGMMSRDKSEWGPDADEWRPTRWLTHDGIFDRSAGPSFPFGLGHRSCFGQRLAVLQIKTFVAVLSRSFFFKPVPTEVGSMEAFETLIKQPKHCYVLLGRWE, from the exons ATGAGCAATATCATGTCCACTACTGCCTTGGCAACAATTTTTGGATCCGCTGTTCTAGCGCAAATAATTTACTCCCGACTCATTCCTAAACCAGTAAAGAATATCCCTCATAATCCAGTAACGAATATTTGGGGAGATATTCCTGCGCTAGTGAAGGCCAGCAATGGCAAGAGAAAGCCTTTTATGGATTGCGTTGTTGAGATTATTGGCATGCATGACGGGATCTGTCAAGTGGGTGATATGACTCAAGAAAACAACGCTATAACCTCATCTACATTAACATCCAAGGTTCTACTGGGGCCGGATCCTCTCATCATCATATCTAATATAAAGGAGACAGAGAGGCTTTTAATTAAAAATAAAACTACGGAGCTTTCCAAGAGAGTTAACCAAGG TTTTGAGTTTGTCATGCCAGAAGGTCAAATTTCAATGCCCACCA ACGAAGTATGGAGGAAGCATCGACGGATCGCCGGTCCAAGCATGAGTAGACGCTACTTGGAGCGAATGTTGGGCCGCATTGACGCTAGCGCAAATAACCTCGTCAAATTCTGGAGAGCCAAAGCGGATATTACAGGTTCCCATTGCTTTGAAGCTGACCTGGATATCCACTTGGCGAGCATG GACAATATTG TCAACATCACAGTAGGGTTTCCACTCGGCTGTATCGACTCTGCATATGCTGCACTCCCAACCGAATTTATTCAGTCAGACGGAATTGCACATATCGCACGCCCAAGACCACCCCCCCTGTATGAGGCAATCAACGTTCTGCTGACTAGCGTCTCGGGAGCACTGAATGCCCCATTTCCGTCGTTTCACGGGCTCCTGGTCAAGCTAATGTCACCTTCTTGGAGAAAGTCCGATAGACTATTGCGTTCATTTCTAACCAGTAGAATATCTGAAGCTCGCGAACAGGAAATCATCGTAGGAAAACAAGGAAATGGACTTGCTACAGATGCGGACTGCATATTAGATATGGTCGTTCAACGTGAGGCGCGAGAAGGAACCGAGGCCCTGGGAGAAGCCGGAATCCGTGATGAATTAATGACATTTATCTT CGGTGGTCAAGATACGACCTCCACGGTACTGAGATGGTTGGTCAAGTATTTTACAAACGACCCAGAAACACAGCAGCGTCTTCACGACGAAGTATGTCGTGTTTTTGGTAAGGATGACGGCGAGAAAGAACCCATAGATTTCAATCTACTTGATAACCCCGAACAAGTTCCGTTCTTGGAGGCGGTCGTCACAGAAACTCTACGATGCGCTGGTGTTGGCTCCCAGATATCAAGAGAAT TAATCCAAGATGAGGTTATATTAGGAAGGCCTGTTCCGAAAG GCACCCAATTAGTATTTGCTATGGGCATGATGAGCAGAGACAAGTCGGAGTGGGGTCCGGATGCAGACGAATGGCGACCCACCCGATGGTTAACCCACGACGGGATCTTTGACCGCTCAGCAGGACCAAGTTTTCCATTTGGGTTGGGGCACAGATCCTGCTTTGGACAACGGCTTGCT GTTCTTCAGATCAAGACATTTGTTGCGGTTCTGTCCCGCAGCTTTTTCTTCAAACCTGTGCCAACCGAAGTTGGAAGTATGGAAGCGTTCGAAACGCTTATCAAACAACCAAAACATTGCTATGTATTGCTGGGGAGATGGGAATAG
- a CDS encoding oxalate decarboxylase — protein sequence MLFTPLLALATYAAAAPAGTSSSLSLASTSTSTPASATAATGTSAAAVPSPTVPYASDDPNYSYLDRYQSGTPEPIIGAAGADILGPQNIPLERESPDFMAPPTTDSGSVENVKWPMAISHNRVQDGGWARQQNEHDMPLATAMAGVDMRLKAGAIREMHWHVTAEWGYVMAGSCRVNVVNQLGRNYLADVYPGDLWYFPEGIPHSIQGLNDTADGCEFLLVLDSGTFSEDSTFLLTDWMAHVPKEVLAKNFRVNASAFDHIPGEQLWIFPSAVPTESVAEANPVSPQGEALLPYTFAASKAPATNVTGGSIKVVDSRTFNVSTTIAVAEVTVVPGGMRELHWHPTQPEWTFYLEGTARVTVFASSGNARTFDYQAGDIGYVPPTFGHYVENTGNTTMKYLEIFKTDRYEDISLNQWLALTPPEMVKAHLQLDDETISQLQKVKPIVVGPGEW from the exons ATGCTGTTCACTCCTCTCCTCGCACTCGCCACCTATGCCGCCGCCGCTCCAGCCGGTACTAGTTCCAGCCTGTCTCTCGCTTCCACATCTACATCCACACCTGCGAGCGCCACTGCTGCCACAGGCACCTCTGCAGCAGCAGTGCCCTCGCCGACAGTTCCATATGCATCGGACGACCCAAACTACTCGTACCTTGACCGCTACCAGAGCGGTACACCCGAGCCGATCATAGGTGCAGCCGGAGCGGACATCCTTGGACCGCAGAACATACCGCTGGAGAGGGAGAGTCCGGACTTCATGGCGCCTCCCACGACTGATAGTGGCTCTGT GGAAAACGTGAAGTGGCCGATGGCGATATCGCACAACCGAGTGCAAGACGGAGGATGGGCTCGTCAGCAGAACG AACACGACATGCCGCTTGCGACTGCAATGGCGGGGGTGGATATGAGACTGAAGGCTGGGGCCATTCG TGAGATGCACTGGCATGTTACTGCAGAG TGGGGATATGTCATGGCT GGCAGCTGCAGGGTCAACGTCGTCAATCAGCTCGGTCGCAACTACCTTGCGGACGTC TATCCCGGTGACCTGTGGTACTTCCCAGAAGGCATCCCGCACTCGATCCAAGGACTCAACGACACTGCTGACGGATGCGAGTTCCTTCTT GTCCTAGATAGTGGGACTTTCAGCGAGGACTCTACGTTCTTGCTGACTGACTGGATGGCACACGTGCCGAAGGAGGTGCTGGCGAAGAACTTCCGAGTCAACGCGTCTGCGTTCGACCACATCCCTGGGGAGCAGCTGTGGATCTTCCCGTCGGCTGTGCCGACCGAGAGTGTTGCAGAGGCGAACCCTGTGAGTCCGCAAGGAGAGGCGCTACTACCGTACACATTTGCTGCGAGCAAGGCGCCGGCTACGAAC GTGACCGGAGGGTCTATCAAGGTGGTGGACTCGCGGACATTCAACGTGTCGACGACGATTGCGGTGGCAGAGGTGACTGTGGTGCCTGGAGGTATGCGTGAGCTGCAT TGGCATCCTACTCAACCCGAGTGGACGTTCTATCT CGAGGGAACTGCACGTGTGACTGTGTTCGCATCTTCAGGCAACGCTCGTACCTTCGACTACCAGGCTGGCGACATCG GATACGTGCCGCCCACATTCGGTCACTACGTCGAAAACACCGGAAACACGACGATGAAGTACCTTGAGATCTTCAAGACCGACAGATACGAAGACATCAGTCTGAACCAGTGGCTTGCCCTCACCCCTCCCGAAATGGTCAAG GCTCATCTTCAACTTGATGATGAGACGATCTCGCAGCTTCAAAAAGTCAAACCAATTGTCGTTGGGCCTGGAGAGTGGTAA
- a CDS encoding Reverse transcriptase (RNA-dependent DNA polymerase) → MEHTNKNNNDVHTHTLDKNKDSTCRSENNQNTDNIKDINTNTTPTTETIQLPSTPEQKSNSMPATRTSPHSLSERPYPRPHTPPAPSKPAVPRFTRSRATASNIPHTFERLNNSGKSVPQSTTRNFESINWIKAIEDLQKIIDKNIRNPNNIDPTNLSEYGTNPNIGNIPHEAMSSLNNQWLSQADESHEFNEWAQVNYTSLLQWSLNKYLDEQNSPRWEDAIQDPLFGDLWLEGGQAKMKRLIDDDVFNTILQAEVPRGHKILGLQNVTKLKLNHDGTPIFKVHTVVQGHQQEPGISYDNTFSNTPAFEAFCIMIAAAAHHDFDAHIIDVTGAYTHAPIDRPLYVEFPEGFGKKGPYVMRLKKALYGAHQSGYLWEQYCNNKINSLGYTINPANISVFTRNKDNIFTMMIAYVDNFLICCSKGHINTVKSEIMNLFNCKDLGKAKQFVGISISRNRPNKTITLTNKKYIKDIIKLAGMTGAPHALSPMSHTHPVLVPKEKENRNSTYPYAANIGWLLWIAQTI, encoded by the coding sequence ATGGAACATACAAACAAGAACAATAACGACGTTCACACGCATACATTGGACAAAAACAAAGATTCCACTTGCCGCTCCGAAAACAATCAAAACACAGACAATATAAAAGACATTAACACGAACACAACCCCAACAACTGAAACAATTCAATTACCGTCTACCCCCGAACAGAAATCTAATAGTATGCCTGCCACTCGAACATCACCGCATTCATTGTCTGAACGTCCGTACCCCCGTCCGCACACTCCACCGGCACCATCAAAGCCCGCAGTTCCCAGATTCACGCGCAGTAGAGCAACAGCTAGTAACATACCACATACTTTTGAACGATTAAATAACTCAGGAAAATCGGTACCAcaatcaacaacaagaaacTTTGAAAGCATAAACTGGATAAAAGCAATTGAAGATTTACAGAAAATCATAGACAAAAACATACGCAACCCCAACAATATAGATCCAACCAACTTATCAGAGTACGGCACAAACCCCAATATAGGAAACATCCCACATGAAGCAATGTCATCTCTGAATAATCAATGGCTCTCACAAGCAGATGAATCACATGAATTCAACGAATGGGCACAAGTAAACTATACCAGTCTGTTGCAATGGTCGCTCAACAAATACTTAGATGAACAAAACTCTCCCCGCTGGGAAGACGCAATCCAAGATCCACTCTTTGGCGATCTatggctggaaggcggaCAAGCCAAAATGAAGAGACTAATAGACGATGATGTATTCAACACCATACTACAAGCTGAAGTACCAAGAGGACACAAAAttctgggattgcaaaacgtCACGAAGCTGAAGTTGAATCATGACGGAACTCCAATCTTCAAAGTTCACACGGTCGTTCAAGGACACCAACAGGAACCTGGTATATCATATGACAACACTTTTTCCAACACCCCAGCTTTTGAAGCTTTTTGCATAATGATTGCAGCAGCGGCCCACCATGATTTCGACGCACATATTATAGACGTTACCGGAGCGTACACACACGCACCTATTGATCGACCACTCTACGTTGAGTTCCCAGAAGGTTTTGGCAAAAAGGGACCCTACGTTATGCGCCTCAAGAAAGCTCTATACGGCGCGCATCAATCAGGATATTTATGGGAGCAATATTGCAACAACAAGATCAATTCACTTGGCTACACAATCAATCCTGCCAACATATCCGTATTCACCCGAAACAAAGATAATATATTCACGATGATGATAGCTTACGTAGAcaatttccttatatgcTGTTCAAAAGGACATATCAACACAGTCAAATCCGAAATCATGAATCTATTCAACTGTAAGGACTTAGGCAAAGCAAAACAGTTTGTTGGCATCTCAATTTCACGCAATAGACCTAACAAGACAATCACAttaacaaacaaaaaatacATCAAGGATATTATCAAGTTAGCTGGAATGACCGGTGCACCGCATGCATTGTCACCAATGTCTCATACACACCCCGTTCTTGTAcccaaagaaaaagaaaatcgAAACAGCACATACCCATACGCAGCAAACATTGGTTGGTTACTATGGATTGCTCAAACTATTTGA
- a CDS encoding FAD-binding domain protein — protein MSFSTVDVLIIGAGPAGLISAYNLSQAGLHLRIVDKKPKRLEKGQGDVFQIRGMEIVDSLGLASPILEGAQRCSHTAAYQSTPTSNGEISLVARKSAVEGVDTNMPFMGMFPQSSLEGILREAIASGRKHIPSATFLPQSQSLGNPTKLSVEQGVFPVKMKVESTSINERYPVVVSLKHPNGEIETVRAQHPLGCDGAHSWIRAQLGIQMVGETSDQVWGVIDGHVDTDFPDVRSMCSFDNNGRHGVLVPREADTVRFTIQLSESDVSVDPETGRVDRTKVGADRMIEIVKDMMKPYRVDFDQEIHWSGVYVIGQRLASRYQDENSRVFIIGDACHTHSPHAGQGMNAAINDAHNLSWKLVHVLKGWATRDLLNTYESERRGFAVKLIELHERIAEFMSGRALEGTFDDFMASSMKFVCGVGTHYPGSIAVDPSNQALAPGIVIGERFPHHIILRTADLQPYSTLDLLKSDNIYKLIILTGDAKDTNQKQKLEEAGKTLNHWLLQRPRMFQIYTIMVAKKETASYTDIPESLRPYWDTVFLDDAGYAAQAGGGKAYQTFGVGPEGCVALVRPDGHVAALAPLEAGQILEALCSVRVPLAN, from the exons ATGTCTTTTTCCACAGTTGACGTCCTTATCATTGGCGCAG GTCCTGCAGGTCTTATCAGTGCATACAACCTCTCCCAGGCTGGGCTTCACCTTCGTATTGTTGACAAGAAGCCCAAACGCCTTGAAAAAGGACAAGGCGATGTCTTTCAAATAAGAGGAATGGAGATTGTCGAT AGTCTTGGACTAGCCTCGCCGATTTTAGAAGGCGCCCAACGATGCTCTCATACCGCGGCCTACCAGTCTACCCCTACAAGTAACGGAGAAATATCCCTAGTCGCCAGGAAGAGTGCTGTCGAGGGTGTGGATACCAACATGCCGTTCATGGGGATGTTCCCTCAGAGCTCCTTGGAGGGCATTTTGCGCGAGGCAATTGCCTCTGGTCGAAAGCATATACCCAGCGCGACGTTTTTGCCACAGTCTCAGTCACTAGGAAATCCGACCAAACTATCAGTCGAGCAGGGCGTATTCCCTGTGAAGATGAAGGTTGAAAGCACCTCTATTAACGAACGCTATCCAGTTGTCGTGAGCTTGAAGCACCCTAATGGAGAGATAGAAACCGTACGAGCCCAGCACCCGCTCGGTTGTGATGGAGCACATTCATGGATTCGTGCTCAATTGGGGATCCAGATGGTCGGAGAAACCTCTG ACCAGGTTTGGGGTGTTATAGACGGGCATGTTGATACGGACTTTCCTGATGTTCGTTCAATGTGCTCATTCGACAACAATGGTCGA CACGGGGTTCTGGTCCCAAGAGAAGCTGACACGGTGCGGTTTACAATTCAGCTCTCGGAATCGGATGTTTCCGTCGACCCTGAAACCGGACGTGTTGACCGGACCAAGGTTGGAGCAGACAGAATGATAGAG ATCGTCAAGGACATGATGAAGCCATATCGTGTCGATTTTGATCAAGAAATCCACTGGTCGGGTGTTTACGTGATTGGACAGAGGCTGGCATCGAGATATCAAGACGAGAACAGCAGGGTATTTATAATCGGAGACGCTT GTCACACTCATTCGCCCCATGCCGGGCAAGGGATGAATGCCGCCATCAATGATGCACACAACTTATCATGGAAGCTCGTACATGTGCTCAAAGGCTGGGCCACACGAGACTTGCTAAACACA TACGAGTCGGAGCGCCGTGGATTTGCAGTTAAGCTCATTGAGCTCCACGAACGAATTGCAGAATTCATGTCGGGGAGAGCGCTGGAGGGTACGTTTGACGA CTTTATGGCCAGTTCGATGAAGTTTGTGTG CGGTGTCGGTACACACTACCCAGGCTCTATAGCAGTCGACCCATCTAATCAGGCACTAGCTCCGGGCATTGTTATCGGAGAG CGCTTCCCCCATCATATCATCCTCCGTACAGCCGACCTGCAGCCATATTCTACCCTCGACCTACTCAAGTCCGACAACATCTACAAGCTCATCATTTTAACAGGAGACGCCAAAGATACGAACCAGAAACAGAAATTAGAAGAAGCAGGGAAAACGTTGAACCACTGGCTCCTCCAACGCCCGAGGATGTTCCAGATATATACAATCAT GGTGGCAAAGAAGGAAACTGCGAGCTATACTGATATCCCAGAGTCTCTACGACCTTACTGGGATACAGTCTTTCTCGACGACGCGGGATATGCGGCGCAGGCAGGGGGCGGAAAGGCTTATCAGACTTTCGGGGTTGGGCCGGAAGGGTGTGTAGCGCTCGTCAGACCCGACGGGCATGTTGCGGCGCTAGCTCCTCTTGAAGCAGGGCAGATTCTCGAAGCTCTATGTTCTGTGAGGGTGCCGCTCGCCAACTGA